One Calditrichia bacterium DNA window includes the following coding sequences:
- a CDS encoding response regulator — translation MQKWKPTSIRYKTISISVMVSAAVLVFNAVSFFLLEIYSYRETALPHAQKQAEFIANAVAKPMLSADRAAAKRVLQSLEAEKELAVALLFSSDGTVFCVVGKSGFDDELVTYDSDAGIFFSDLRVTQPVFANGKFIGKLSLVFDHSQLYQRLSWFAIAAILILASGILLAFLFSSKLEAVVFTSLVQLLKVIEKVKLSGDFSIRAKRTSHDELGDLTDGFNAMLDEIQQRDQQLAEFQHSLNKKVAEKTAELNAANQAKSEFLANTSHELRTPLNVILGFAGLLKNMVTDSDQQRYLNNIAVSGKNLLNLINDVLDLSKIEAQHMCLKNEPVDVKSLLKEIADIHSFPASQKGLQFILETDPQLPARFMLDETRFRQVLINLVGNAIKFTHHGFVKLAAKCEFSATEADSVCLTVTVQDSGIGIPEDQTEQIFRAFVQQDGQDNHKYGGTGLGLAISQKLIELMNGKINVCSIVGEGTTFSVVLNDVPVSKSVMSESGAADAQNWEPDDIRFHRSTILLVEDDEANRTLIHEYIGGTHLNLIEAKNGVDALNKLKVVRPDLILMDMKMPTMDGAEATKRIKRNPLFCNIPVIAVSANALSEDRREALECGVETYLSKPLSRKDLFTVLKNHLPNTMVHREPQNASAPQSETEHSPFDQKLDKAALDLAYQLVERLQKMMENWQEISGTMITSDIERFGQNIKQLGNRHLVGSLQQYGEKIEKYAASFQIEELNATLKAYPEVVRKIETQLSGMNNPNLVPIRPKESR, via the coding sequence ATGCAAAAGTGGAAACCAACATCCATTCGATACAAAACAATATCCATTTCAGTGATGGTTAGTGCGGCAGTGTTGGTTTTTAATGCTGTGTCATTCTTCCTGCTCGAAATATATTCATACAGAGAAACCGCGTTACCCCACGCTCAAAAACAAGCTGAATTTATAGCCAACGCTGTTGCAAAACCGATGTTATCGGCTGATCGGGCGGCGGCAAAACGGGTGTTGCAATCGCTGGAGGCAGAAAAAGAACTGGCTGTTGCGTTGCTTTTTTCGTCGGATGGCACAGTTTTTTGCGTCGTTGGAAAATCCGGTTTCGATGATGAACTTGTGACTTACGATAGCGATGCCGGCATCTTTTTTAGTGATCTGCGAGTGACACAACCAGTATTTGCCAACGGCAAATTTATTGGGAAATTGAGCCTGGTTTTCGATCACTCACAGCTGTATCAACGGCTGTCATGGTTCGCAATTGCTGCGATACTCATTTTAGCATCCGGAATTTTGCTGGCGTTTTTATTCTCGTCAAAACTGGAAGCCGTCGTTTTTACATCGCTGGTGCAGTTGCTAAAAGTAATTGAAAAAGTTAAGCTTAGCGGCGATTTTAGCATCCGTGCGAAACGAACCAGTCACGATGAGTTGGGCGATCTGACCGACGGATTTAACGCGATGCTCGATGAAATTCAGCAACGCGATCAGCAATTGGCGGAATTTCAGCACAGCCTGAACAAAAAAGTGGCGGAAAAAACCGCCGAGTTGAACGCCGCAAATCAGGCAAAAAGTGAATTTTTAGCCAATACCAGCCACGAACTGCGCACCCCGTTAAACGTTATTTTGGGTTTTGCCGGGTTGCTGAAAAACATGGTGACAGACAGCGATCAACAACGGTATTTGAACAATATTGCTGTCAGTGGCAAAAATTTGTTGAACTTGATCAACGATGTGCTGGATTTATCCAAAATAGAAGCGCAGCACATGTGCCTTAAAAATGAGCCGGTAGATGTAAAATCACTGTTAAAAGAAATTGCCGATATCCACAGTTTTCCTGCATCGCAAAAAGGGCTGCAATTTATTCTGGAAACCGATCCGCAATTGCCCGCCCGTTTTATGCTGGACGAAACGCGTTTCCGTCAGGTGCTTATCAATCTGGTTGGAAATGCGATCAAATTTACCCATCACGGTTTTGTCAAACTGGCTGCGAAATGCGAATTTTCGGCAACGGAAGCAGATTCTGTTTGTTTGACGGTGACAGTGCAGGATTCCGGCATCGGGATTCCGGAAGATCAGACCGAGCAGATTTTCCGGGCATTTGTTCAGCAAGACGGGCAGGACAACCACAAATACGGCGGCACCGGATTAGGATTGGCAATTTCGCAAAAATTAATTGAATTGATGAATGGAAAAATTAACGTTTGCAGCATCGTCGGCGAAGGCACAACTTTTAGTGTTGTGCTGAATGATGTGCCCGTTTCTAAATCCGTAATGAGTGAATCCGGCGCGGCTGATGCCCAAAATTGGGAACCCGATGACATTCGTTTTCACCGCTCCACCATTTTGTTGGTTGAGGATGACGAAGCCAACCGCACATTAATTCATGAATATATTGGCGGAACCCACCTGAATCTTATCGAAGCCAAAAATGGCGTGGATGCCCTCAACAAACTGAAGGTTGTTCGCCCGGATTTAATTTTGATGGATATGAAAATGCCCACAATGGACGGCGCCGAAGCAACCAAACGAATCAAACGGAATCCGTTGTTTTGCAATATCCCGGTAATTGCGGTATCGGCGAATGCGTTGTCGGAGGATCGTCGCGAGGCGCTGGAATGCGGTGTTGAAACGTATTTGAGCAAACCACTATCGCGAAAAGATTTGTTTACCGTTTTGAAAAATCATTTGCCAAACACGATGGTTCACCGGGAGCCGCAAAACGCTTCTGCGCCGCAAAGCGAAACAGAGCATTCGCCTTTTGATCAAAAATTGGATAAGGCAGCGTTGGATCTTGCCTATCAATTGGTGGAACGCCTGCAAAAAATGATGGAAAACTGGCAGGAAATCAGCGGAACGATGATCACATCGGATATCGAGCGGTTTGGGCAAAATATCAAACAGTTGGGAAATCGCCATTTGGTGGGATCGCTGCAGCAATACGGCGAGAAAATTGAAAAATACGCCGCCAGTTTTCAAATTGAAGAACTTAACGCAACGCTGAAAGCTTACCCGGAAGTGGTTCGGAAAATAGAAACCCAGCTTTCGGGGATGAATAACCCAAATCTTGTCCCGATACGACCCAAAGAAAGTCGGTAA
- a CDS encoding response regulator, translating to MKQQTDHMQSNINTHFDNILSTLGNIENAAAVISRLGNLSEDVGALKKSVKVALNTLDNHFQAYLKQIHVLSELIEFQQEVIRFASPDEMVASTFRYLKSQINYDGAFIYIKSDAEEKSDDLLTSDEKSREIYESFLTGKKTLFTIRKALGKKERAFFLEKESRPELQNLPWKMFGAKSTIIIPLRIQRNLYGFGVIYSQQEDAITIEQLSSVNVILGLLSLMIFQHYYFFHLKQRFLSQARLHKVFEPVKFGDFFDRGPLHIFSLDESGVILHANNTALQNTAFGHISPIGEKFTHFLPEDQQESFDNAINNIHDGELLPFHTPLFIQNGAMHVWNIFFSQMTLQQKFTLKMVIAVDVTAQHFREQVKARNEMLDQAADFSTVISRHLNNLLAVMVPNVSLMRQQLPQDHTLQKHVSAMENTLGKTEQLTRKFLNYDLPEIETPRKSSLNKLIKQVVDHFQEKLSDHVVFKMELSDDVPAMQLYTRRLARLIKIFTQNSLEALNERENPQIQLTTRVVTVDKTGLLRPEMYPLNPGSFVEMRFTDNGNGIKPELLPHIFKPFFSTKIKNDGTAGMGLFVAYNIVKELKGEIFVTSVPGQSTTFLIYLPLVEAPAKSAGKKISAAPMQNGKAAPCILVVDDEYNIRSVLQEILEAHGFKVLTAENGKEGVEVFDQKADEIDLVILDMRMPVMGGKEAFLEIKKRKNDQKVIIISGFAKREELQEIMRNGALGYLSKPFQIEDILKQVKSTLVH from the coding sequence ATGAAGCAGCAAACGGACCACATGCAGTCGAATATTAATACACATTTTGACAATATTTTGAGCACGCTCGGAAACATCGAAAATGCGGCAGCCGTTATCAGCCGGCTCGGTAATTTATCCGAAGATGTGGGGGCGCTGAAAAAATCCGTCAAAGTGGCGCTGAATACATTGGACAACCATTTTCAGGCGTATCTGAAACAGATTCACGTGCTCTCCGAATTGATCGAATTTCAACAGGAAGTGATCCGGTTTGCATCGCCGGACGAAATGGTGGCATCTACATTTCGCTATCTGAAATCGCAGATAAATTACGACGGTGCATTTATTTACATCAAATCTGATGCTGAAGAAAAAAGCGACGATTTGCTAACCAGTGATGAAAAATCTCGCGAAATTTACGAATCATTTTTAACCGGTAAAAAAACGCTTTTCACCATTCGCAAAGCATTGGGCAAAAAAGAACGGGCGTTTTTCCTCGAAAAAGAATCGCGGCCGGAACTGCAAAATTTGCCCTGGAAAATGTTTGGCGCAAAATCCACGATCATCATTCCGCTGCGAATTCAGCGCAATTTGTATGGATTTGGCGTCATTTACAGCCAGCAGGAAGATGCGATAACCATCGAGCAGCTATCGTCCGTCAACGTAATTTTGGGGCTGCTTTCGCTGATGATTTTCCAGCATTATTATTTTTTCCACCTCAAACAGCGGTTTTTGTCGCAGGCGCGATTGCACAAGGTTTTTGAACCGGTCAAATTCGGCGATTTTTTTGATCGCGGACCGCTGCACATTTTTTCGTTAGATGAAAGCGGCGTTATTTTACACGCCAACAACACCGCGTTGCAAAACACGGCATTCGGGCATATCTCGCCGATCGGTGAAAAATTCACCCATTTTTTGCCGGAAGATCAGCAGGAATCGTTCGATAACGCCATTAACAACATTCACGATGGCGAGTTGCTGCCGTTTCACACGCCGCTGTTTATCCAAAACGGTGCGATGCATGTGTGGAATATTTTTTTCAGCCAGATGACGCTGCAGCAAAAATTTACGCTGAAAATGGTGATTGCGGTAGATGTTACCGCCCAACATTTCCGCGAACAGGTGAAAGCGCGCAACGAAATGCTGGATCAGGCTGCGGATTTTTCAACCGTGATCAGCCGCCACCTGAACAATTTGTTGGCGGTGATGGTACCAAACGTCAGCCTGATGCGCCAACAGTTGCCGCAGGATCACACGTTGCAAAAACATGTTTCGGCGATGGAAAACACGTTGGGCAAAACCGAACAGCTCACCCGTAAATTTCTGAATTACGATTTACCGGAAATTGAAACACCGCGTAAGTCTAGTTTAAACAAGTTGATAAAGCAGGTTGTCGATCATTTTCAGGAAAAACTCAGCGATCACGTTGTGTTCAAAATGGAACTTTCTGACGACGTGCCGGCGATGCAATTATACACCCGGCGACTTGCCCGGCTGATCAAAATTTTCACCCAAAACAGTTTGGAAGCGCTGAACGAACGGGAAAACCCGCAAATTCAATTGACCACACGAGTAGTAACCGTGGACAAAACCGGGTTGCTTCGCCCGGAAATGTATCCGTTAAATCCCGGCAGTTTTGTGGAAATGCGCTTCACCGATAATGGCAACGGCATCAAGCCGGAGTTGCTGCCGCATATTTTCAAACCGTTTTTTTCCACCAAAATCAAAAACGACGGTACGGCCGGAATGGGTCTTTTTGTTGCCTATAATATCGTTAAAGAGCTGAAGGGCGAGATTTTTGTGACCAGTGTTCCGGGACAATCGACGACGTTTTTGATTTACTTGCCACTGGTTGAGGCACCTGCCAAAAGCGCCGGGAAAAAAATCAGCGCCGCGCCGATGCAAAACGGCAAAGCCGCACCTTGCATTCTTGTTGTGGATGACGAATACAACATTCGCAGCGTATTGCAGGAAATTTTAGAGGCACACGGCTTTAAAGTACTCACCGCCGAAAACGGCAAAGAGGGTGTCGAGGTTTTTGATCAGAAAGCGGACGAAATTGATCTGGTAATTCTGGATATGCGCATGCCGGTAATGGGTGGAAAAGAAGCGTTTCTGGAGATCAAAAAACGCAAAAATGATCAAAAAGTGATTATTATCAGCGGATTTGCGAAGCGTGAGGAATTACAGGAAATTATGCGCAACGGTGCGTTGGGCTATCTCAGCAAACCTTTCCAGATCGAAGATATTTTGAAGCAGGTGAAGAGCACGCTGGTGCATTAA
- a CDS encoding HDOD domain-containing protein, translating to MHNRIGKVWEAVKHDLESIVKQIEHLPMPKVAALQVIRLCSDEHSNASQIATAISGDQTLTTEVLRIANSSYFNYPREIANIQRAIVILGLNLIRDIAVSFAFRHYYKQFTGRLAIDFQTAWEHAVLTGAICRSLSGKFSLNIADTLFVGGLIHDIGKVALSVAIGQEYLELARFAAKNNTHLFLLEQEKWGFNHGDVGGILIDRWQFPQILVNMITYHHYPADFSGSADVYRGIQVIYMSNLLAHCLRQESINLEAIIRLDANFTQLFPVNEREFEELVGGVKHALKNDRQLAAMGMTAYAG from the coding sequence TTGCACAACAGGATTGGGAAGGTTTGGGAAGCCGTGAAACACGATCTGGAATCCATTGTAAAGCAGATCGAGCATTTGCCGATGCCGAAAGTTGCGGCATTGCAAGTGATACGCCTGTGTTCGGATGAGCATTCGAATGCGTCGCAAATTGCCACCGCCATTTCCGGCGATCAAACCCTCACCACAGAAGTGCTCCGCATTGCCAATTCCAGTTATTTTAATTACCCCCGGGAAATTGCGAATATCCAGCGTGCCATTGTTATTTTAGGCTTAAACCTCATCCGCGATATTGCGGTCAGTTTTGCATTCCGTCATTATTACAAACAATTTACGGGACGGTTGGCGATCGATTTCCAAACAGCGTGGGAACATGCGGTTTTAACTGGCGCTATTTGCCGGTCGCTTTCGGGAAAATTTTCGTTAAATATCGCAGATACATTGTTTGTCGGCGGGCTGATTCACGATATCGGAAAAGTGGCGCTGTCGGTTGCCATAGGGCAGGAATATCTGGAATTAGCCCGGTTCGCAGCAAAAAACAACACACATTTGTTTCTGTTAGAGCAAGAAAAATGGGGATTTAACCACGGTGATGTGGGCGGAATTTTAATTGATCGTTGGCAATTCCCGCAAATTCTTGTTAATATGATTACGTATCACCACTACCCTGCGGATTTTAGCGGCTCAGCAGATGTCTATCGCGGGATTCAGGTGATTTATATGAGCAACCTACTTGCCCATTGTCTGCGGCAGGAATCAATAAATTTGGAAGCCATCATCCGGTTAGATGCCAATTTCACCCAGCTTTTTCCTGTTAACGAACGCGAATTTGAAGAATTGGTGGGTGGTGTAAAACATGCACTTAAAAACGATCGCCAACTGGCGGCAATGGGAATGACGGCGTACGCCGGATAA
- a CDS encoding outer membrane beta-barrel protein yields MKRLNLLIAFLALFSFVAYGQASNGFAKTKVHQPSQMSWQDFDQQNGKVQFVAGAGYFGSTISYFRKGTGRLMYGFNMDILPISTGVNAANDYFGAGLPGISQTSLLMPFWFSMKMRLTNRPASSISPYVIAGLGPAIGLRMENQQSFWDSISSINADLGGGGFAGIGVDYLWADEWAISADVRYMALDFDSPLRFSEDYSGLTFALGFVRAF; encoded by the coding sequence ATGAAACGGCTAAATTTACTGATTGCCTTTTTGGCGCTGTTCAGTTTTGTTGCGTATGGGCAAGCCTCAAACGGATTTGCCAAAACCAAAGTGCATCAACCGAGCCAAATGAGCTGGCAAGATTTCGACCAGCAAAACGGGAAAGTGCAATTTGTTGCCGGCGCGGGCTATTTTGGTTCCACAATTTCCTATTTCCGGAAAGGCACCGGCCGGCTCATGTATGGGTTTAATATGGATATTTTGCCGATCTCGACCGGTGTAAATGCGGCAAACGATTATTTTGGCGCCGGGCTTCCCGGTATCAGCCAAACCAGTTTGCTGATGCCCTTTTGGTTTTCGATGAAAATGCGCCTGACCAATCGCCCGGCCAGCTCAATTTCGCCGTATGTGATTGCAGGATTGGGTCCGGCAATCGGCTTGAGAATGGAAAATCAACAGTCGTTTTGGGATTCCATTTCATCAATTAATGCGGATTTGGGCGGCGGTGGTTTCGCCGGAATCGGCGTTGATTATTTGTGGGCAGATGAATGGGCAATTTCTGCGGATGTCCGTTACATGGCGCTCGATTTCGATTCACCGCTGCGTTTTAGTGAAGATTACAGCGGTTTAACTTTTGCCCTCGGGTTCGTTCGCGCGTTTTAA
- a CDS encoding sigma-54-dependent Fis family transcriptional regulator, with translation MTQKISVKEKILVVEDDINTLNGLAEILEDEGFDITKSKNARMAQSVFKKGEFQVVLMDYLLPDTDGLELSKMLLDQRQDVKIIMMTAFGTVKNAVNAMKMGIYDYLTKPINLDELLIILRRALDEQRLQQENQELKSKITKTYRFENIVGVSGRMQQVFQKVAKVASANATVLLRGESGTGKELIARAIHYQSKRSEAQMVEINCASIPENLLESELFGHEKGAFTGAYKLKQGKFEIANGGTLFLDEIGELPLSLQAKLLRVLQERRFNRVGGVENIEVDVRLIAATNADLEKKMSEGLFREDLYYRLNVIPIMIPPLRERQEDVGPLTDHFLKKYAAKDQRKIESISADARKILMAYEWPGNVRELENAIENAVVMCDSGSIEPDDLPPYLKGRRAINSPLLQIINDRNDLSYRDKLEACEREIIRQALVECENNKTKAAQKLGFTLRTLRNKVNKYSL, from the coding sequence ATGACACAAAAAATTTCTGTTAAAGAAAAAATTTTAGTTGTAGAAGACGACATCAATACTTTGAACGGTTTGGCGGAAATTCTGGAAGATGAAGGCTTTGACATCACCAAATCCAAAAACGCGCGGATGGCTCAAAGCGTGTTCAAAAAAGGCGAATTTCAGGTGGTGTTGATGGATTATTTGCTGCCGGATACGGATGGACTGGAGCTTTCCAAAATGTTGCTGGATCAGCGGCAGGATGTCAAAATTATTATGATGACCGCTTTCGGCACAGTGAAAAACGCCGTAAATGCAATGAAAATGGGCATTTACGATTATCTCACCAAGCCGATCAATCTGGATGAATTGCTGATCATTTTGCGGCGGGCTTTGGATGAACAGCGCCTGCAACAGGAAAATCAGGAGCTGAAATCCAAAATCACCAAAACATACCGTTTCGAAAATATTGTTGGTGTTAGCGGCAGAATGCAGCAGGTTTTCCAGAAAGTTGCCAAAGTGGCCAGCGCCAACGCAACGGTGCTGTTGCGCGGCGAAAGCGGCACCGGAAAAGAGCTGATTGCCCGGGCAATCCACTACCAAAGCAAGCGCAGCGAAGCCCAAATGGTGGAAATCAACTGCGCATCGATTCCCGAAAATTTGCTGGAAAGCGAACTGTTCGGGCACGAAAAAGGCGCGTTTACCGGCGCATATAAATTGAAACAGGGCAAATTTGAAATCGCCAACGGCGGAACGCTGTTTCTCGATGAAATTGGTGAACTGCCGCTATCGCTGCAGGCGAAATTGTTGCGTGTGCTGCAGGAACGCCGCTTTAACCGCGTTGGTGGCGTGGAAAATATCGAAGTGGATGTACGGTTAATTGCCGCGACAAACGCCGATCTGGAAAAGAAAATGAGCGAAGGATTGTTCCGCGAAGATTTGTATTATCGCCTGAACGTGATCCCGATTATGATTCCGCCGCTCCGCGAACGGCAGGAAGATGTAGGTCCGCTGACCGACCATTTTTTGAAAAAATATGCCGCAAAAGATCAACGGAAAATAGAATCCATTTCCGCGGATGCGCGTAAAATATTGATGGCGTACGAATGGCCGGGCAACGTTCGCGAACTGGAAAACGCCATCGAGAATGCGGTGGTGATGTGCGATAGCGGCAGCATCGAACCGGATGATTTGCCGCCATATCTGAAAGGCCGCCGGGCGATAAATTCGCCGCTGCTGCAAATTATTAACGATCGCAACGATCTGTCCTATCGCGATAAACTGGAGGCCTGTGAAAGGGAAATTATCCGCCAGGCGCTCGTGGAATGCGAAAATAACAAAACAAAAGCAGCCCAAAAACTCGGGTTTACGCTGCGAACGTTGCGCAATAAAGTCAATAAATACAGTCTGTAA
- a CDS encoding cupin domain-containing protein — protein MPFIPLSDVEPREIIPGFHGRLVHGERMTFVYWNIEKDAVLPEHSHENEQMSMLVDGSFEMTLDGETQTLKPGIVVTIPSNVRHSGKALTPCVIVEMFSPVRTYS, from the coding sequence ATGCCATTTATTCCGTTATCGGATGTTGAACCGCGCGAAATCATCCCCGGATTTCACGGACGGCTGGTGCATGGGGAGCGGATGACGTTTGTGTATTGGAACATCGAAAAGGATGCCGTTTTGCCCGAACATTCGCACGAAAACGAGCAAATGAGCATGTTGGTGGACGGCTCATTCGAGATGACGCTGGACGGCGAAACCCAGACGCTAAAACCCGGAATTGTGGTAACGATTCCATCAAATGTGCGACATTCCGGCAAGGCATTGACGCCCTGCGTAATTGTCGAAATGTTCAGCCCGGTTCGCACATACAGTTAA
- a CDS encoding DNA-3-methyladenine glycosylase 2 family protein, whose translation MTIEKTLNEQTLAIAALKLAENDADFAGIIERHGTPPLWAREPGFATLVHIILEQQVSLASAKAAFDKLSATAAPLKPETVLPLDDVTMKAVGVSRQKARYLRHLSESILNGELDLARLHRESDAFVHTELQKIKGIGNWTTSVYLLMALLRPDAWPVGDLALAKALQRLKNLPKLPDAAQLTEFGEQWRPFRAVAARLLWHFYLSEPKN comes from the coding sequence ATGACTATAGAAAAAACATTGAATGAACAAACGCTGGCAATCGCTGCGCTGAAACTTGCGGAAAATGATGCGGATTTCGCAGGCATCATCGAACGGCACGGCACGCCGCCGTTGTGGGCGCGCGAACCGGGATTTGCCACGCTGGTGCACATCATTCTGGAACAGCAGGTCTCGCTGGCATCCGCAAAAGCTGCATTCGACAAATTGTCTGCGACCGCCGCACCGCTGAAGCCGGAAACCGTGCTCCCGCTAGATGACGTAACGATGAAAGCCGTCGGCGTCAGTCGCCAGAAAGCGCGGTATTTACGCCATTTGTCCGAATCGATTTTGAACGGCGAGCTGGATTTGGCAAGGCTGCACCGTGAAAGCGACGCATTTGTGCACACGGAATTGCAGAAAATAAAGGGCATCGGTAACTGGACAACCAGCGTGTATTTGCTGATGGCGCTGCTGCGCCCGGATGCCTGGCCGGTCGGCGATCTGGCGCTGGCAAAAGCGTTGCAGCGACTCAAAAATCTGCCAAAATTACCCGACGCCGCACAGTTGACTGAGTTCGGCGAGCAGTGGCGACCGTTCCGGGCAGTGGCTGCCCGGTTGTTGTGGCATTTTTATCTCAGCGAACCGAAAAATTAA
- a CDS encoding HDIG domain-containing protein, giving the protein MNRAEAYQLLTEYTEKDALIKHALSVEGAMRAYAEKFDEDVEAWGIVGLLHDFDYEKHPTQDEHPFVGAEILRKKGYPEAWVRAILGHASYSGVPRDTLMAKTLFAVDELCGFITAVAYVRPSRSLAEVSVKSVKKKLKDKRFAAAVSREDIQQGTEELGVDLDAHIDFTIKALQRISDDLGL; this is encoded by the coding sequence ATGAACAGAGCAGAAGCCTACCAATTATTGACCGAATACACCGAAAAAGATGCACTGATCAAACACGCGCTGTCCGTTGAAGGCGCGATGCGGGCGTATGCCGAAAAATTTGACGAAGATGTGGAAGCCTGGGGCATCGTCGGGTTGCTGCATGATTTTGATTACGAAAAACACCCAACGCAGGATGAGCACCCGTTTGTCGGTGCGGAAATTTTGCGCAAAAAAGGCTACCCGGAGGCGTGGGTTCGCGCGATTCTCGGGCACGCCTCATACAGCGGCGTTCCCCGCGATACGCTGATGGCCAAAACCCTGTTCGCGGTGGACGAGCTTTGCGGGTTTATCACTGCCGTGGCGTATGTGCGACCGAGCCGCAGTCTGGCGGAAGTATCGGTCAAATCCGTGAAAAAGAAGCTGAAGGACAAACGGTTCGCCGCTGCAGTCAGCCGGGAAGATATTCAGCAGGGAACGGAAGAATTGGGGGTGGATTTGGATGCGCACATCGATTTTACGATCAAAGCGCTGCAGCGGATTTCGGACGATCTTGGGTTGTAA
- a CDS encoding ATP-grasp domain-containing protein — MFLKQSDKTPVVVLGGSSNALAVARNLGRRGIPVYLMVQADNCATFTRFATKVFPFSDKKSVSDNWREHLLDNPLPELTGSVIMPCNDDGLEFLAKYNQQLAKRYILDDSIPDVHLTMLNKRRTMEKARDIGIPVPKFAVVDSEADIAKIDPHDIMFPTIVKPQHSHLFQKAFNGEKLFFADNWDELRMRLDQALAKQQKVIVSEMIPGPDTQLASYYTYLDKDDNPLFHFTKAVIRRFPKNNGQGCYHVTRWDPEVAKVGMQFFRGMGLKGLGNVEFKKDLRDNKWKLIECNPRITAAHELLVQCGMETDWVIYCHLTGLQVPKIEKFEENVTLWFPRRDWLAYKELKALNEITLFEYLKSIAKPQVLPHFRLADPMPTIAPFLDSVKGRLFGKSQPAVSSKVAKI, encoded by the coding sequence ATGTTTCTCAAACAATCGGATAAAACACCCGTCGTGGTTTTGGGCGGATCGTCGAATGCGCTGGCAGTTGCGCGAAATCTGGGTCGCCGGGGCATCCCGGTGTATCTGATGGTGCAGGCAGATAACTGCGCCACCTTTACGCGATTTGCCACCAAAGTTTTCCCGTTTTCCGACAAAAAAAGTGTGTCGGATAACTGGCGAGAACACTTGCTGGACAATCCTTTGCCGGAACTGACCGGCAGCGTGATTATGCCCTGCAACGACGATGGGCTGGAATTTCTCGCGAAATACAATCAGCAACTCGCCAAACGCTACATTTTAGACGATTCCATTCCCGATGTGCATTTAACAATGCTCAACAAACGCCGCACGATGGAAAAAGCCCGCGATATCGGTATTCCGGTGCCCAAATTTGCCGTGGTCGATTCGGAAGCGGACATCGCAAAAATTGATCCGCACGACATCATGTTCCCGACCATCGTTAAACCGCAGCACTCGCACCTGTTCCAAAAAGCGTTCAACGGCGAAAAGCTGTTTTTCGCGGATAATTGGGATGAATTGCGCATGCGGCTGGACCAGGCGCTTGCCAAACAGCAAAAAGTGATCGTCAGCGAAATGATTCCCGGACCGGACACGCAGCTTGCCAGCTATTACACCTATCTCGATAAAGATGATAACCCGCTGTTTCATTTCACCAAAGCGGTGATTCGCCGCTTCCCCAAAAACAACGGGCAGGGCTGCTACCACGTCACGCGCTGGGATCCCGAAGTCGCGAAAGTAGGGATGCAGTTTTTTCGGGGAATGGGGCTAAAAGGGCTTGGCAATGTGGAGTTCAAAAAAGATTTGCGCGATAACAAATGGAAACTCATCGAATGCAATCCGCGCATTACCGCCGCGCATGAATTGCTGGTGCAATGCGGCATGGAAACCGATTGGGTGATTTATTGCCACCTGACCGGATTGCAGGTGCCCAAAATTGAAAAATTTGAGGAAAATGTGACGCTCTGGTTTCCGCGCCGTGACTGGCTGGCCTATAAAGAACTGAAGGCGTTGAACGAAATTACATTGTTTGAATATCTGAAAAGCATTGCCAAACCGCAGGTGCTGCCGCATTTCCGGTTGGCAGATCCGATGCCGACCATCGCGCCGTTTCTCGATTCCGTGAAAGGGCGGCTGTTCGGAAAATCGCAACCTGCTGTTTCATCCAAAGTCGCGAAAATTTAG